Proteins found in one Haloferax litoreum genomic segment:
- a CDS encoding DsrE family protein has translation MNVVFHLSSGTESEVRHALANVSNLRDDETVETESVTLLANGDAVSYFLGESPVADRIESLLGDGVRCRVCQNSLDTRNIDAASLVAGAEVVPSGVGELVTRQAAGDAYLKVP, from the coding sequence ATGAACGTCGTCTTCCACCTGTCAAGCGGGACCGAATCGGAGGTCCGTCACGCCCTCGCCAACGTCAGCAATCTCCGCGACGACGAGACAGTCGAAACCGAGTCGGTCACACTGCTCGCGAACGGCGACGCCGTCTCGTACTTTCTCGGCGAGTCACCCGTCGCAGACCGAATCGAATCACTCCTCGGAGATGGCGTGCGCTGTCGCGTCTGTCAGAATTCGTTGGACACCCGTAACATCGACGCGGCGTCCCTCGTCGCCGGCGCGGAGGTGGTCCCGTCGGGTGTCGGTGAACTCGTCACGCGACAGGCCGCGGGTGATGCGTATCTGAAAGTGCCGTGA
- a CDS encoding HVO_2901 family zinc finger protein, whose translation MAGLQEQRARGRDMLECRGCGAVFPEGRATNDGWTYVCPECEQVEGIGEGLRRL comes from the coding sequence ATGGCCGGACTGCAAGAGCAGCGGGCCCGCGGGCGAGACATGTTGGAATGTCGAGGTTGTGGGGCCGTATTCCCGGAGGGACGAGCGACGAACGATGGGTGGACGTACGTCTGTCCCGAGTGTGAACAGGTCGAAGGCATCGGCGAAGGTCTCCGCAGACTCTGA
- the gatE gene encoding Glu-tRNA(Gln) amidotransferase subunit GatE has protein sequence MSEYDYEDLGLVAGLEIHQQLDTATKLFCGCPTELREPDDAARTFTRFLHPTKSELGELDDAALEESRVEREFEYLAYDTTCLVEEDDEPPHGLDEEARTVVMQIASLLDMNVVDQAHVMRKLVIDGSNTSGFQRTTLIAQEGEIQTSDGPVSIVDLMLEEESAQRVEERGDDVLFSLDRLGIPLVEIGTGPDISSPEQAREAAQTIGMLLRSTGKVKRGLGTIRQDVNVSIADGARVEIKGVQALDQIDEIVRFEVGRQAELVEIRDELQSRGASVGDVTDVTDVFADSDSGVIRGALDDGGKVMGVRLAGFDGLVGRELQPDRRLGTEFSDHAKRHGAGGIFHTDELPAYGVTEDEVDALREAVDAGPEDAVAIVADDPETADLAIDAVAERAEVAIEEVPEETRGANDDGTTRYLRPLPGAARMYPETDVLPVDLDPSDVETPELLTEKEDRYQDEFGLDAGLAEQVAYGRKMPLFEQAVDEGIDATFAAGLLESTLTELRRDDVAVESLSDDHLLAVMHLVEDGDLAKEGVNDVLSTIAENPDLTAEEAVEEAGLSGVSDDEVREAIAEVVERNAEQVEEQGMGAFSALMGEAMGALRGKADGGVVSDVLREEIQKRA, from the coding sequence ATGAGCGAGTACGACTACGAGGACCTCGGTCTCGTCGCGGGACTCGAGATTCACCAGCAACTCGACACCGCGACGAAACTGTTCTGTGGGTGTCCCACGGAACTCCGGGAACCTGACGACGCCGCGCGGACGTTCACGCGCTTCCTGCACCCGACGAAGAGCGAACTGGGCGAACTCGACGACGCCGCCCTCGAAGAGAGCCGCGTCGAACGCGAGTTCGAGTACCTCGCCTACGACACGACCTGTCTGGTCGAAGAGGACGACGAACCGCCGCACGGCCTCGACGAAGAGGCGCGGACCGTCGTGATGCAAATCGCGTCGCTCCTCGACATGAACGTCGTCGACCAGGCGCACGTGATGCGCAAACTCGTCATCGACGGGTCGAACACCTCTGGCTTCCAGCGAACCACGCTCATCGCACAGGAAGGAGAGATTCAGACGAGCGACGGACCCGTCTCTATCGTCGACCTCATGCTCGAAGAGGAGTCCGCACAGCGTGTCGAAGAACGCGGTGACGACGTGCTCTTCAGCCTCGACCGCCTCGGCATCCCGCTGGTCGAAATTGGAACTGGACCGGACATCTCCTCGCCCGAGCAGGCGCGCGAGGCGGCCCAGACTATCGGCATGCTCCTGCGCTCCACCGGGAAGGTCAAGCGCGGCCTCGGTACCATCCGACAGGACGTGAACGTCTCCATCGCGGACGGTGCGCGCGTCGAAATCAAGGGCGTGCAGGCGCTCGACCAAATCGACGAAATCGTCCGTTTCGAGGTCGGTCGGCAGGCCGAACTCGTCGAGATTCGCGACGAACTCCAGTCGCGCGGCGCGTCCGTCGGCGACGTGACCGACGTGACCGACGTGTTCGCCGACTCCGACTCGGGCGTCATCCGCGGCGCACTCGACGACGGTGGAAAGGTCATGGGTGTCCGCCTCGCCGGATTCGATGGTCTCGTCGGCCGCGAACTCCAACCCGACCGCCGCCTCGGAACCGAATTCTCCGACCACGCCAAGCGCCACGGCGCGGGCGGCATCTTCCACACCGACGAACTCCCGGCTTACGGCGTCACCGAAGACGAAGTCGACGCACTCCGAGAGGCAGTCGATGCCGGTCCAGAGGACGCCGTCGCCATCGTCGCCGACGACCCCGAGACTGCTGACCTCGCTATCGACGCCGTCGCAGAGCGCGCGGAAGTCGCCATCGAGGAAGTCCCCGAAGAGACGCGCGGCGCCAACGACGACGGCACGACGCGCTACCTCCGTCCGCTTCCCGGCGCGGCACGGATGTACCCTGAGACGGACGTGCTTCCCGTCGACCTCGACCCGAGCGACGTGGAGACGCCCGAACTCCTCACCGAGAAGGAAGACCGCTATCAGGACGAGTTCGGCCTCGACGCCGGCCTCGCCGAACAGGTCGCCTACGGCCGCAAGATGCCCCTGTTCGAACAGGCTGTCGACGAGGGCATCGACGCGACGTTCGCCGCGGGCCTCCTCGAATCGACGTTGACCGAACTCCGCCGCGACGACGTTGCCGTCGAGAGTCTCTCCGACGACCACCTCCTCGCCGTCATGCACCTCGTCGAAGACGGTGACCTCGCCAAAGAGGGCGTCAACGACGTACTCTCGACTATCGCCGAGAACCCCGACCTCACGGCCGAGGAAGCGGTCGAAGAAGCGGGCCTCTCCGGCGTCTCCGACGACGAAGTCCGCGAGGCCATCGCGGAAGTCGTCGAGCGAAACGCCGAACAGGTCGAAGAACAGGGCATGGGCGCGTTCTCCGCGCTCATGGGCGAAGCGATGGGCGCACTCCGCGGCAAGGCTGACGGTGGCGTCGTGAGCGACGTACTCCGCGAAGAGATTCAAAAGCGGGCCTGA
- a CDS encoding thymidine kinase, with amino-acid sequence MHAITQSGWIEVITGSMFSGKTEELLRRLRRAEIAGQEISVFKPEVDDRYGETTVGSHAGRSWEASVVPSEGEGVWQIVDELNGEDVVAIDEANFFSTELVDVCERLAADGKRVVISGLDQTYRGEPFEPLPQLMALAEYVDKLQAICTICGEPATRNQRLIDGEPAHVDEPTVLVGAEESYEARCRNCHTLRRD; translated from the coding sequence ATGCACGCCATCACACAGAGTGGGTGGATAGAGGTCATCACTGGGTCGATGTTCTCGGGCAAGACAGAGGAGTTGCTTCGACGCCTCCGTCGCGCGGAGATTGCGGGGCAGGAGATTTCCGTGTTCAAACCGGAAGTCGACGACCGATACGGTGAGACGACTGTCGGGTCCCACGCCGGTCGGTCGTGGGAAGCGAGTGTCGTCCCCTCCGAAGGCGAAGGCGTCTGGCAAATCGTGGACGAACTGAACGGTGAGGACGTCGTCGCCATCGACGAGGCGAACTTCTTCTCCACCGAGTTGGTCGACGTGTGTGAGCGATTGGCCGCCGACGGAAAGCGCGTCGTCATCTCCGGGCTAGACCAGACGTACCGCGGCGAACCGTTCGAACCACTCCCGCAACTGATGGCACTCGCCGAGTACGTGGACAAACTGCAGGCAATCTGTACTATCTGTGGGGAACCGGCGACCCGGAACCAACGCCTCATCGACGGTGAACCTGCCCACGTAGACGAACCGACTGTCCTCGTCGGCGCAGAGGAGTCCTACGAAGCACGGTGCCGGAACTGTCATACGCTCCGGCGTGACTAG
- a CDS encoding DHH family phosphoesterase, translating to MDWITHEEDVWFEFRGNSPHQLVPGRFYKGTVDGYADFGVFVDLAPNVTGLLHRSELDRRLETLEWEPGDDVFVQVKNVRDNGNVDLGWSIRETESEFRGARVHDPDGDHDGEPIEKQVSDSGPTTVKTRPKTGKTTRPVGLKTESEAEPVEEAAEPAQAEEVSKESAEPAQTEEVSEEPAEEGRAPTAKDVVGDIEEAETEATEAESEAEAVEADPVETEDEAEDEPAELERVTLADIENHVGNDVRVEGEVASVRQTGGPTVFELRDETAVADCAAFVEAGVRAYPEVEVGDYVRIDGEVERRRGELQIETEELTVLDGDAAETISQRLADALSDEARPEAIAPLAAHEPVAAVGKSLLDATEAIRRAVLESRPIVVRHTATADGYVAGAAVERAVLPLIRAEHPRDDAEYHYFTRRPLEEAVYGMDAATNDVTRMLEDRDRHDEKLPLVLLLGAGSTAESLDGLGLLGVYGSERVVVDAAPADEEVAAEVDVLVNPAREGADASDLSVGALAATLAAAVNEDVRDDVSHLPAVSYWENCPQQYLDLAADHGFDADLVRELREAIALEAYYQSYQDKRELIADLLFDADEALAGHVSEQFRIKVEAEVETAEANLTVRGYDDVSGVVLDSDAYSHRFDFPPTGLLVDELHRRNREGDHFLTIALGTDELYLRSTGDLDFRALVESASAKAPAAGLAAAGIREGRIEFLSGARDEALDAVFEAAAEQF from the coding sequence ATGGATTGGATTACGCACGAGGAGGACGTCTGGTTCGAGTTCCGGGGAAATAGTCCCCATCAACTCGTTCCCGGCCGATTCTACAAGGGCACCGTCGACGGGTACGCCGACTTCGGTGTCTTCGTCGACCTCGCTCCGAACGTGACTGGACTACTGCACCGTAGCGAACTGGACCGCCGCCTCGAGACCCTCGAGTGGGAACCCGGCGACGACGTGTTCGTCCAAGTCAAGAACGTCCGCGACAACGGGAACGTCGACCTCGGATGGTCGATTCGAGAGACCGAATCCGAGTTCCGCGGCGCTCGCGTCCACGACCCGGACGGCGACCACGACGGCGAACCCATCGAAAAGCAGGTGTCGGACAGTGGCCCCACGACGGTCAAGACGCGCCCGAAGACGGGCAAAACGACGCGCCCCGTCGGTCTGAAGACTGAATCTGAAGCCGAACCTGTCGAAGAGGCTGCCGAACCCGCACAGGCGGAAGAGGTCTCCAAAGAGTCTGCCGAACCCGCACAGACAGAAGAGGTCTCCGAAGAACCTGCCGAGGAAGGCCGCGCGCCGACCGCCAAGGATGTCGTCGGTGACATCGAAGAGGCAGAGACCGAAGCGACCGAGGCCGAGTCTGAAGCCGAGGCCGTCGAAGCCGACCCTGTCGAAACTGAGGACGAAGCGGAAGACGAACCGGCCGAACTCGAACGCGTCACGCTCGCCGACATCGAGAACCACGTTGGCAACGACGTTCGCGTCGAAGGCGAAGTTGCGAGCGTTCGCCAGACTGGCGGTCCGACCGTCTTCGAACTCCGTGACGAGACGGCCGTCGCCGACTGTGCTGCCTTCGTCGAGGCCGGCGTCCGTGCGTACCCCGAAGTCGAAGTGGGCGACTACGTCCGCATCGACGGCGAAGTCGAACGACGTCGCGGCGAACTCCAAATCGAGACCGAGGAACTGACCGTTCTCGACGGCGACGCCGCTGAGACCATCTCCCAGCGACTCGCAGACGCGCTCTCTGACGAAGCGCGCCCCGAGGCAATCGCACCGCTCGCGGCCCACGAACCGGTCGCCGCCGTCGGCAAGTCGCTGCTCGACGCCACAGAGGCCATTCGCCGTGCAGTCCTCGAATCGCGCCCCATCGTCGTCCGCCACACCGCCACGGCAGACGGCTACGTCGCCGGTGCCGCCGTCGAACGTGCCGTGCTCCCGCTCATTCGCGCGGAACACCCACGCGACGACGCCGAGTACCACTACTTCACCCGCCGTCCGCTCGAAGAGGCCGTCTACGGCATGGATGCCGCCACGAACGACGTGACGCGGATGCTCGAAGACCGTGACCGCCACGACGAGAAGCTTCCACTCGTACTCCTCCTCGGTGCCGGGTCGACCGCCGAATCCCTCGACGGACTCGGCCTGCTCGGCGTCTACGGCTCCGAGCGAGTCGTCGTCGACGCCGCGCCCGCAGACGAAGAAGTCGCCGCCGAAGTGGACGTTCTCGTCAACCCCGCCCGCGAGGGTGCCGACGCGAGCGACCTCTCGGTCGGTGCGCTGGCCGCGACGCTTGCCGCTGCCGTCAACGAGGACGTGCGCGACGACGTGTCGCATCTCCCCGCCGTCAGTTACTGGGAGAACTGCCCGCAGCAGTACCTCGACCTCGCCGCAGACCACGGATTCGACGCCGACCTCGTCCGCGAACTCCGCGAGGCAATCGCGCTGGAAGCGTACTACCAGTCGTACCAGGACAAGCGCGAACTCATCGCAGACCTCCTGTTCGATGCCGACGAGGCCCTCGCTGGCCACGTCTCCGAACAGTTCCGCATCAAGGTCGAAGCGGAAGTCGAGACCGCGGAAGCGAACCTCACGGTTCGTGGCTACGACGACGTCTCCGGCGTCGTCCTCGACTCCGACGCCTACAGTCACCGCTTCGACTTCCCGCCGACTGGGCTCCTCGTCGACGAACTCCACCGCCGCAACCGCGAGGGTGACCACTTCCTGACCATCGCACTCGGCACGGACGAACTGTACCTCCGTAGCACGGGCGACCTCGACTTCCGCGCACTCGTGGAATCGGCGTCCGCGAAGGCCCCCGCAGCAGGCCTCGCCGCCGCCGGCATCCGCGAAGGCCGCATCGAGTTCCTCTCCGGCGCTCGTGACGAGGCCCTCGACGCCGTCTTCGAGGCCGCGGCAGAGCAGTTCTAA
- a CDS encoding A/G-specific adenine glycosylase: protein MSDAESALPSDLDRNAVQTALVEWYEADHRDFPWRRTDDPYEILVSEVMSQQTQLGRVVEAWDAFLAEWPTVSDLAAADRADVVAFWTSHSLGYNNRAKYLHEAARQVTEDHDRSFPEDPDGLSELMGVGPYTANAVASFAFNNGDAVVDTNVKRVLHRAFAVPDDDSVFEVAASELMPEGESRVWNNAIMELGGVACGKTPRCDESGCPWRQFCHAYETGDFTAPDVPTQPKFEGSRRQMRGRVVRILGEYDELGLDELGPRVRVDYGGETGEEWLRGLLDDLSADGLVAIEERGGETTASLRR from the coding sequence ATGAGCGACGCGGAGTCCGCACTCCCCTCTGACCTCGACCGCAACGCAGTCCAGACGGCGCTGGTCGAGTGGTACGAAGCCGACCACCGGGACTTCCCGTGGCGTCGTACCGACGACCCCTACGAGATTCTCGTCTCCGAGGTGATGAGCCAACAGACGCAACTCGGACGTGTGGTCGAGGCGTGGGACGCATTCCTCGCCGAGTGGCCGACGGTGTCGGACCTCGCGGCGGCCGACAGAGCGGACGTGGTCGCCTTCTGGACGAGTCACAGCCTCGGCTACAACAACCGAGCGAAGTACCTCCACGAAGCGGCGCGACAGGTTACAGAAGACCACGATAGGTCGTTCCCCGAGGACCCGGACGGCCTCTCGGAACTCATGGGCGTCGGCCCGTACACGGCCAACGCAGTCGCCTCTTTCGCGTTCAACAACGGTGACGCCGTCGTCGACACCAACGTCAAGCGCGTCCTCCACCGCGCCTTCGCCGTCCCAGACGACGATTCGGTGTTCGAGGTGGCGGCGTCAGAACTCATGCCCGAGGGCGAATCCCGAGTCTGGAACAACGCCATCATGGAACTCGGCGGCGTCGCCTGCGGGAAGACGCCGAGGTGCGACGAGTCTGGGTGTCCGTGGCGGCAGTTCTGCCACGCCTACGAGACGGGTGATTTCACCGCGCCCGACGTCCCGACGCAACCGAAGTTCGAGGGGAGCAGGAGACAGATGCGAGGCCGCGTGGTTCGCATTCTGGGCGAGTACGACGAATTAGGATTAGATGAACTCGGGCCGCGTGTGCGAGTGGATTACGGTGGCGAGACGGGTGAGGAGTGGCTCCGTGGACTCCTCGACGACCTCTCCGCTGATGGCCTCGTCGCCATCGAGGAACGCGGCGGCGAGACAACTGCCAGCCTCCGCCGATGA
- a CDS encoding YIP1 family protein, with protein sequence MTTWVETPREGRDRGVAGVLRAWVAVLVRPRQFFRDGVAPGDQAPGLLFAISVALVYQSLQYALTPSTIPAIEGGPVVSAVVALLVIALFVAPALLHLTAAIQTALLIPLLSRRAGVSETVQVIAYAAAPCALASLPIPGLRALCAVYGAALLAIGISEVHQTSLAKAVLASAVPAGVVFGYAFGGFRAVSDLAAALALV encoded by the coding sequence GTGACTACTTGGGTCGAGACCCCCCGGGAGGGCCGTGACCGCGGCGTCGCTGGCGTCCTCCGCGCGTGGGTCGCCGTTCTCGTTCGCCCCCGCCAGTTCTTCCGCGACGGCGTCGCACCCGGCGACCAGGCACCGGGACTGCTGTTTGCGATTTCGGTCGCCCTCGTCTACCAGAGTCTCCAGTACGCCCTCACCCCATCGACCATCCCCGCCATCGAAGGCGGGCCAGTCGTCTCTGCGGTGGTCGCACTCCTCGTCATCGCCCTCTTCGTCGCGCCGGCGCTCCTCCACCTGACCGCAGCGATACAGACGGCACTTCTCATTCCGTTGCTGTCGCGGCGTGCCGGCGTCAGTGAGACAGTTCAGGTCATCGCCTACGCCGCCGCCCCGTGTGCCCTCGCGAGTCTGCCCATCCCCGGTCTCCGCGCACTCTGTGCGGTATACGGTGCCGCACTCCTCGCAATCGGCATCAGTGAGGTCCATCAAACGTCGCTCGCGAAGGCCGTGCTGGCCTCGGCAGTTCCCGCAGGAGTCGTCTTTGGCTACGCCTTCGGTGGGTTTCGGGCGGTTTCGGACCTCGCCGCCGCACTCGCACTGGTGTAG
- a CDS encoding NADPH-dependent FMN reductase: protein MDQTHVVAVVGSLRDHSFTRYALRYALDGAEAAGATTELVDLRDFDLPPLNADYDEQGDSVEFASIIDDADAVILGTPVYHGSYSGVLKNALDYCGFDEFSEKTVGLLAVAGGSFPVTALEHLRSVCRSLNAWVLPHQAAVPRASSAFDGEELVDGGLRDRIERLGRDAVMYANIEPEPSTFESDENVGADD from the coding sequence ATGGACCAGACACACGTGGTCGCTGTCGTCGGTAGTCTCCGCGACCACAGTTTTACTCGGTACGCGCTCCGTTACGCGCTCGACGGTGCCGAGGCCGCCGGCGCGACGACCGAACTCGTGGACCTCCGCGACTTCGACCTCCCGCCACTGAACGCCGACTACGACGAACAGGGTGACTCCGTCGAGTTCGCCTCCATCATCGACGACGCAGATGCCGTCATCCTCGGCACGCCTGTGTATCACGGGTCGTACTCTGGGGTCCTCAAGAACGCCCTCGACTACTGTGGGTTCGACGAGTTCAGTGAGAAGACCGTCGGGTTGCTCGCAGTCGCCGGTGGGTCGTTCCCGGTCACGGCACTCGAACATCTTCGTTCTGTCTGCCGGTCGTTGAACGCGTGGGTCCTCCCGCATCAGGCCGCAGTCCCGCGAGCCTCTTCGGCGTTCGACGGGGAAGAACTCGTAGACGGTGGCCTCCGTGACCGAATCGAACGACTCGGCCGCGACGCCGTCATGTACGCCAACATCGAACCCGAACCGTCGACGTTCGAGAGCGACGAGAACGTCGGTGCCGACGACTGA
- a CDS encoding class II fumarate hydratase, which produces MGDDDYRIEQDSLGEMEVPVDAYWGAQTQRAVENFPISGITFGRRFVRALGVVKKAAAQANRDLGMIDDDVAEAIVEAADEVIAGELDDQFPVDVFQTGSGTSSNMNANEVIANRAAELMGEGIGDRVVHPNDHVNFGQSSNDVIPTAMHVSALEAVEKDLLPALETLAEALGDKEDEFDSVVKTGRTHLQDATPVRLGQEFGGYRTQVEKGIRRVENVREHLGELALGGTAVGTGLNTHPEFPAKAAEYMSEETGVDFREADDHFEAQAAHDAMAEAHGALRTVAGSLNKIANDLRLLASGPRNGLGELEQPENQPGSSIMPGKINPVVAEAVNQVHKQVVGNDAAVAAGAAEGQIDLNLYKPVLAHNFLESAKLLSNSSEVFAERFVAKLEANEDHCAEQVEQSMALATALNPAIGYDKASKVAKKALADGKTVRQVAVDEGYLTEAEADEVLDPEKMTHRGILGDD; this is translated from the coding sequence ATGGGAGACGATGATTACCGAATCGAGCAGGACAGTCTCGGAGAGATGGAGGTACCGGTCGACGCGTACTGGGGTGCACAGACCCAGCGAGCGGTCGAAAACTTCCCCATCTCTGGCATCACGTTTGGGCGGCGCTTCGTCCGCGCTCTCGGCGTAGTCAAGAAGGCGGCGGCACAGGCCAACCGTGACCTCGGCATGATAGACGACGACGTGGCCGAGGCCATCGTCGAGGCCGCCGACGAGGTCATCGCCGGCGAACTCGACGACCAGTTCCCCGTCGACGTCTTCCAGACCGGGTCCGGTACCTCGTCGAACATGAACGCGAACGAGGTCATCGCCAACCGCGCCGCCGAACTCATGGGTGAGGGCATCGGTGACCGCGTCGTCCACCCGAACGACCACGTCAACTTCGGGCAGTCTTCGAACGACGTCATCCCGACCGCGATGCACGTCTCCGCGCTCGAAGCAGTCGAGAAAGACCTCCTCCCCGCGCTGGAGACACTCGCTGAAGCGCTCGGTGACAAGGAAGACGAGTTCGACAGCGTCGTCAAGACCGGCCGCACGCACCTGCAGGACGCCACGCCCGTCCGTCTCGGCCAGGAGTTCGGTGGCTACCGGACGCAGGTCGAAAAGGGCATCCGCCGCGTCGAGAACGTCCGCGAGCACCTCGGCGAACTCGCCCTTGGCGGCACCGCTGTCGGGACGGGCCTCAACACGCACCCCGAGTTCCCCGCGAAGGCAGCCGAGTACATGAGCGAAGAGACTGGTGTCGACTTCCGCGAGGCCGACGACCACTTCGAAGCGCAGGCAGCCCACGACGCGATGGCCGAGGCACACGGCGCACTCCGCACCGTCGCCGGGTCGCTCAACAAGATTGCGAACGACCTTCGCCTGCTCGCCTCCGGTCCGCGCAACGGTCTCGGCGAACTCGAACAACCCGAGAACCAGCCCGGGTCGTCCATCATGCCCGGCAAAATCAACCCCGTCGTCGCCGAGGCGGTCAATCAGGTCCACAAGCAAGTCGTCGGCAACGACGCCGCCGTCGCCGCGGGTGCCGCCGAGGGGCAAATCGACCTCAACCTCTACAAGCCCGTCCTCGCGCACAACTTCCTCGAATCGGCGAAACTCCTCTCGAACTCGTCTGAAGTGTTCGCCGAGCGCTTCGTCGCCAAACTCGAAGCCAACGAGGACCACTGCGCCGAACAGGTCGAACAGTCGATGGCGCTGGCGACGGCGCTCAACCCGGCAATCGGCTACGACAAGGCGTCGAAGGTCGCGAAGAAGGCGCTCGCAGACGGCAAGACGGTCCGTCAGGTCGCCGTCGACGAAGGCTACCTCACCGAAGCAGAAGCAGACGAGGTCCTCGACCCCGAGAAGATGACCCACCGCGGTATCCTCGGCGACGACTGA
- a CDS encoding BolA family protein — protein sequence MDIADIEALIESNIEDAEATVSRPRSVDENHEDAHFAALVISPAFEGKSLVQQHQLVYDALGDHMTTDIHAMELKTYTPEEYAALDE from the coding sequence ATGGATATCGCAGACATCGAGGCACTCATCGAGTCGAACATCGAAGACGCCGAGGCGACCGTCTCCCGTCCACGGTCGGTCGACGAGAACCACGAAGACGCCCACTTCGCGGCCCTCGTCATCTCGCCTGCCTTCGAGGGGAAGTCGCTCGTCCAGCAGCACCAACTCGTCTACGACGCCCTCGGCGACCACATGACGACGGACATCCACGCGATGGAACTCAAGACCTACACCCCCGAGGAGTACGCGGCGCTGGACGAGTAA
- a CDS encoding CPBP family glutamic-type intramembrane protease, translating into MTNGSEETRVRATWRSLIPLGVGFGIQLLALAGLASTIRTLFEVAEFGPELRQMINLGLLGLVSAIGLLCAVVVARRLDERTLSGYGLGVSRIDRLDLLAGTVIGGLTYAVPTGVFLFTGDAELKRTLVSPVSAPRVVAVLAVAAIVTFGFQVTFEEFVFRSAMLTNFAEGLTARDVSDEAAVGAALLLSSLLFGVMHVVRQGGGGVEGRSVQIVLTSALLGLLWGGAYVLTGRLSVAVGLHFGHNVWAAVVLQPTGVTPTPPALGQVAYTASLYELTIGKVVVGAACLLTWVYLTRGELAIESDIAHWRAKSSGVAS; encoded by the coding sequence TTGACGAACGGTTCGGAGGAGACGCGGGTGAGAGCGACGTGGCGGAGTCTCATCCCCCTCGGAGTCGGGTTCGGAATACAACTGCTCGCACTGGCCGGTCTCGCCTCCACCATCCGCACGCTGTTCGAGGTGGCCGAGTTCGGACCCGAACTCAGACAGATGATAAACCTCGGGTTGCTCGGTCTCGTCTCTGCCATCGGACTGCTCTGTGCGGTCGTCGTCGCTCGCCGGCTAGACGAGCGAACGCTGTCGGGATACGGTCTCGGTGTTTCTCGAATCGATAGACTCGATTTGCTCGCTGGGACCGTCATCGGTGGGCTCACGTATGCGGTCCCCACGGGCGTGTTTCTCTTCACCGGCGATGCCGAACTGAAACGGACGCTCGTCTCTCCTGTGAGCGCCCCTCGCGTCGTCGCGGTACTGGCCGTGGCAGCTATCGTCACCTTCGGGTTTCAGGTCACGTTCGAAGAGTTCGTCTTCCGGAGCGCCATGCTCACAAACTTCGCCGAAGGACTCACAGCCAGAGACGTCTCAGACGAGGCGGCTGTGGGTGCCGCTCTCCTGCTCAGTTCGCTGCTCTTCGGCGTGATGCACGTCGTTCGTCAGGGAGGGGGCGGAGTCGAAGGACGGAGCGTCCAAATCGTACTCACGAGCGCGCTGTTGGGGTTGCTGTGGGGCGGAGCGTACGTTCTGACCGGCCGATTGTCGGTCGCAGTCGGTCTCCACTTCGGACACAACGTCTGGGCCGCTGTCGTGTTGCAACCAACGGGGGTCACGCCGACGCCACCAGCGCTCGGGCAGGTGGCCTATACGGCGAGTCTGTACGAGTTGACGATTGGGAAGGTCGTTGTCGGGGCTGCCTGCCTGTTGACGTGGGTATACCTGACTCGCGGAGAACTCGCTATCGAGTCGGATATCGCGCACTGGCGGGCGAAGAGTTCGGGGGTGGCGTCCTAA